DNA from Bos javanicus breed banteng chromosome 1, ARS-OSU_banteng_1.0, whole genome shotgun sequence:
GAGCTGGGCAGCTGTATTAATACATGTTGGCTTTATTATCATCTAGtttaaaagatgaggaaaactgaggtttGGGAGCAAAGTGACTGGGTTACAGAGATAATGCATAGTATCACTGGAATTGGAACTCCAGAGGCACGATAGAATTCACATTAGAGAAATGCTGTCATCCAGACAGACTCTCATTTAGGGTCTTCCCTAGCAAAACCCTGCAATCATTTATTTACAATGCTGCCAACAGACAACTCCAACCTTTGAGTCTGCTGAGCCCCCAAATTTTTTTACAATATTcttcactgttcagttcagttcaatcactcagtcatgtccaactctttgtgatcccatggtctgcagcacaccaggccttcctgtccatcaccaagtcttggagtttacccaaacccatgtctgttgagttggtgataccatccaaccatctcattctctgtcatccccttctactcctgccttcaatccttcccagcatcaggggcttttccaatgagtcagctctttgcatgaggtggccaaagtattggagtttcagcttcagcatcagtccttccactgaacattcaggactgatctccttgcagtccaatggactctcaagaggcttctctaacaccacagttcaaaagcatcaattcttcggccctcagcattctttatagtccaaatttcacatccatacatgaccactggaaaaaccatagccttgacgacagacctttgttggcaaagaaatgtctctgcttttcaatatgctgtctaggttgttcataacttttcttccaaggagcaagcgtcttttaatttcatggctgtaatcaccatctgcagtgattttggagccaaaaaaaataaaatctgacactgtttccactgtttccccatctatttgccatgaagtggtgggaccggatgccatgatcttagttttctgaatgttgagctttaagccaactttttcactctcctctttcactttcatcaagaggctctttagttcttctctttctgccataagggtggtgtcatttgcatatctgaggttattgatatttctcctggcaatcttgattccagcttgtgcttcctccagcccagcatttctcatgatgtactctgaatataagttaaataagcagggtgacaatatacagccttgacgtactccttttcctatttggaaccagtctgttgttccagttctaactgctgcttcctgacctacatacaggtttctcaagaggcaggtcaggtggtctggtattcccatctctttcagaattttccacagtttatcgtgatccacacagtcaaagactttggcatagtcaataaagcagagatagatgtttttctggaactctcttgctttttcgatgatccatcggatgttagtaatttaatctctggttcctctgccttttctaaatccagcttgaacatttggaagttcatggttcatgtactgttgaagccttgcttgaagacttttgagcattactttactagcatgtgagatgagtgcaattgtgaggtagtttgagcattctttgacatttcctttcttttggattggaatgaaaactgaccttttccagtcctatggccattgctgagtttttcaaatttgctgacatattgagtgcagcactttcacagcatcatcttttaggatttgaagtagctcaactggaattccatcacctccactagctttgtttgtagggatgcttcctaaggcccacttgacttcacattccaggatatctggctgtaggtgagtgatcacactatcatgattatctgggtcatgaagatctttttgtacagttcttctgtgtattcttgccacctcttcttaatatatcaCTGTAGAGGCCTTCTAAAATAGTCCTTGAAAATCCTTCAGTTCAAATTCTGCACCTCTTGTTTGCATCTCTAGAGTTCAGGACCTTTTCTCTGAGGTCCCAGCACAACCTCTGAAAAATacttcttctttgtttctttttcctccgGGGCCCAGCCCAGACCCCTCACGGTTACTATTGACTCCATTCGTACCTACCTCTGCTCTCTCAGAACTCAGGATCATAGTGACTTGGAGAGAACATGAGAGTTACAATACAAACTTTTTGACTCAGGAGAAGCCTCAAACCCCTTCTCCAGTAACAGATCATAATTTCCTCTCTTCCCCCACTCCAGATTTGGTTCAGGAACCGGCGGTTCAAAATGAAGAAGCAGCAGCGGGAGCAAGAGCAGCAATCACTAAAGCCACCAAGCCAGGTCCTTCCAGCCAAGGATGTGCCCACAGTATCAACCAGCCCTCAAACTTTTCTCCTTGCAGTTTCAGATTCCTATAACTCCCTCTCACCTCAGCCCTTAGACCCTTTCCCCTGGGCAGGGGACTCTATGATCATGGAGATTCCTACAAGTGATGTCCAAACGCAAGATCCTCAATTGGAGAGGCTAGTGGCCTCAGTTCCTGCTTTGTACTCTGATGCATTTGACATCACCCAAATCATGGAACTGTACAGTGTTCCTGATgaggatgacatcaccaactcttCCTTCTATTCTCTATATCAGTATCTCTCGCCAACAAGGCCCAGTTAGAATAGAGTTCTTCTCTTATAGTCTTTGCTGATCCAGCTGTAGGCTTATTTCCTGGGCAGACCTCCTTCAGTGTGACAAGCTGGAGCTTtgcagtctacagtccacaggacagCCTGGAATTCCAGAACCCCTCCATTACAGTGCACTTTGGGTTTCTCTGATCCAAGTACTAATAAATATCAGACAGTATAGAAAAAGGATCTTCTTGCACGCTCtttcatttgtctgtttttaacCCAAATATTTGGCCCAGTGTTACTCTGATTTCCATAGAAATATTGTAAAAACTAGGGAGTTTCCCCCAAATATAGCTCAGTACTATACAATCAGCCCTGTGACTCTTGCTGGAGAGGCCTTTCCAGACCCATAGATGGCCAATGAGACTTCAAAATTCCCTCTTCCCAAAACTACCTTTGAGTTTTTAAAAGGTCAACAGCCTCTAAGGGTCATCCACTTTTAATGGCAGCAGGTTTATATACTCACATTTCAAATGACAGCTAAGCAAGTTTTCTAGCTACATGGTTAGCATAAAAAATTTATAGCAATTCTCAAACCAATAATAAAGAAACACATAACAAAATAAGAACCTctcaatgaaaaatataaaatgtctagGAATTAACTAAGAAAATTAAGAACTTTGTACTGAAAACTTAATAACTTGAATAATGGACACTGAAGATGTTTTGAATAAAAGGCATTTGAAGCCATAAAATAATCAATTTAACAGGGCTAAAATCATATAAAGCATGTTCTCCAAACACAATGggatgaaattagaaatcaataatagaaGAAATTCAGGAAATTTGCAAACATATGGATATTAAAAGGCACTCCCAAATAaccaatggataaagaagaaatcaGATGGAAAATTAGGACACATGCAAAGATGAATGAAAACAGAACCACAATatccaaaacttatgggatgatGCTTATAATAGGTGCTTAGAAAGAAATCTACAGCTATAAAAGCCTATAAAGAATAAGATCTCAAAATCAACCTTTTTTAATAGTAGGGAGGCTGGCATAGCTATGTATGTTAAATTAAACTTTAAGGCAAAACATTTTGttggaaataaaagtatattaaacaaagaataaaaggaacaattaatctgaaaaatataataattctgaatgtgtatcagtcagttcagtcgcttagtcgtgtccgactctttaagaccgCATgtactgctgcacgccaggcctccctgtccatcaccaactcccagagttgactcaaactcatgtccattgagtcagtgatgccatccaaccatctcatcctttgttgtctccttttcccatcttcaatctttcccagcatcagggtcttttcaaatgtgtcatttGTACACAAATGAATTTGTACATTTGTCATATTCCTCAAatatatcaattttattaaaaattaataaaaattcttgGGAAAACTGAAATGCATAATCATAATAAATGATTTTATCCATAGGATAAGTGGATAAAAATTTTGTATGTGTAGAGATTTTAACTATACAGTTAATAAGCTCAGTTTAATGAAAgtatgtagatttttttattcAACTGGtagagaatacacattcttttcaagcacaTAATGACTAATATTAGACCATAAATCAAATCTTAACAAACTCAAATGAATTAATAACATGCAAATAGCATTCTTTGATCAAAAGGTAATTTCCTTAGAAATTCTAACCTCTCCCTCCatttagaaagtaaaagaaaatttctaagTAATTAAACATGGGAGAAATTATAATGTGAATAATTTGGTAGCATATAATAACAATAACTGGATCAGCATATACTGGGGGAAACTAATAGAGATAGTGAGAGTAGAAGGTTTGAATGTCCTGATACccatcacattctgggccatcaCAGGGATCTTGCAGAGCAAGACTGCAGATCTAGGGGAGAGACATGGGCCCTTATTTtgtgaggtttaaaaaaattttttttaattacttttgatttttaatggtcttattttttagagcagttttaattTCACAGCAAAAATGAGGAGAAGGTACAGAGACTTCCCATATAGTCCTGCTCCCAGATACACACAACCTCCCACCACTATCAGCAACCTACACCAGAGTGGTCCATTTGTTATAATTGATGAATCTACCCCAATACATCTTTATCctctaaagtccatagtttacattagggttcactctcaatgttgtacattatatggattttgacaaatatGTAATTGTTATGCATCCACCATTACAGTATCTTATAGGATACTACaatgccctaaaaatcctctgtgtttcACCTATTTGTCACTCCCTCTCCCCTAACCTCTGGCAACTACTAAACCttatctccatagttttgctttcAAATCAATAACTTTTTACCTTAAGAAACTAGCAAAAGAAGAGCAGAGTCAATCCAAAGCAAGcataaggaaggaaataaaggctagagtggaaataaatgaaatagagaatataAAAGCAATAGAgcaaatcaatgaaaccaaagctAGCTAGATTGAGAAGAAGggtaggaggagggggagaggagtggaggagagggaaggggccagggagaaagaagaatcaaattacTAGAATCTGAAATGAAAGGTGGGACGTAACTACCAACcttccagaaataaaaaacattataaaggaatgtgtgtgcatgctaagtcacttcagttttgtctgactttttgtgcccctgtgaactgtagctcaccaggctcctctgtccatgggattctccaggcaagaatactggagtgggttgccatttcctcctctagggatctttcagactcagggatcaaacccatgtcttttatgtgtccttcactggcaggcagattctttactattagtaccacctgggaagccccttataaatgaatatttggaaggaatgatgctaaagctgaaactccagtactttggccacctcatgtgaagagttgactcactggaaaagactctgatgctgggagggattcggggcaggaggagaaggggacaacagaggatgagatggctggatggcatcactgactcgatggacgtgagtctaagtgaactccgggagttggtgatggacagggaggcctggcgtgctgcgattcatggggtcgcaaagagtcagacacgactgagcgactgaactgaactgaactgatgaacaattatataacttttaaaatttgtataacaAATTAGATAACTTGATAAAGTGGGCAAATTCCTAGGAAGACAAAAATACCAAATTTGactcaataagaaataaaaatgctggGAATAGAGCTTTAACTAGCAAATAGATTAAGTTAGTAATCAAAAACTTTCCACAAAGAAAAGTCCAGGCCCAGGTGGTATCATTGCTAAGTTCTACtaaatgtttaaagaattaaCAATCCTTtataaattcttccagaaaacagaacacttcctaactcattctgtgaggccagtaTTAGCCTGATACCAAAACTGCACAGCTATATGTGAACAATGAGATTAAAACATTCCCTCACACCATATATACAAATAGACTCAAAATGCCTTCAAGATCTAAATGAAAGATTTGAAACCATATGACTCCTAGAAgtaaacataggcaaaacatcctttgacataaatcatagcaatattatcTTTGATCTCCTAAggcaaaagggggaaaaaagcaaaaattagcaGCCGTGACCTAAAAATtttgcacagaaaaataaatcacaaaacaaaatgacaatctatggaatgggaaaaaatttgcaaatgatgtgaccaacaaggtgttaatatctaaaatacacaACAGCTTaaacaactcagtatcaaaataacaacccaataaaaaaatgttcagaagacctgagtagacatttctccaaagaagacatacagctaacaggcacatgaaaagatgttaaatatagctaactattagaaaaatgcaaatcaaaatcacaatgagattgCACATgtgtcagaatgaccatcatcaaaaaatttacaaataacttGTTggagagaatatggagaaaagagaacccttgcacactgtttgtgggaatgtaaatcggtgcagTCACTACGGAAAACAAAATGGAGgtcccttaaaaactaaaaatagaactaccaactCCACTCTAGGGCCCAcatttagaaaaaacaaaagtactaattagaaaagatacacgcactccaatattcatagcagcactatctaTATCtttatgcacaatggaatattactcagccacaaaagaatgaaatactgccatttacagcaacaaggatggacctagagattatcatactaagtgaaatcagtcagaaagagaacagcAAATCCCAtaccatatcacttatatgtagaatacaacACAAACGAACATATCTAAAAAACAAGTTACGAGATGACCACTCAGCCCTTTTGTTCAACATAGTGCTAGAAGATCTAGGCAAAATTTACTGTCTCTAAATCTCTGCCTCCTCAACTGTAAAAAAGAGAGAGTTGGACTAATAGCTAAGCCTCCTACCACCTCTAGTTTTCTCACACTGGACTTAAAGGATGCCTGATTTCTGAATTACAAACTCTTCCTTTCCCAACCACCGGGGAAGGAAGAGGGCTGGGAGAGGACAGCCACTTCCTTGTCATGACGAGAAATAGGAGAAACAGAGGACCACATGTCACTTTCACAAGCTGCTGCCTCAGCCAGTGACAGGTTTAGGTGCAAAGCACGGTTATAATTAGAGCAGCAGCCTGTCCTGAGCGCTCCACCAGCCACAGGGAGCACAGCTGGATCTGCCAACTGTATGCACAGGACTCGGAGAGGCTGCTCTGGCCTTGAAAATTATCCTTCTTAAAAGGATTTTCCTCCTTCCTCAGGGGCAAGAAAACCCACTGATATAAAACCCCATTTGCCTTCCAGCTTCCCCTGTGACTGCCTCTCCAGCAGAGATAGAGCGTTGATAAATacgggagaaagaaaaaaaaaaccgtAAGCTGAGCCTGGTCACATTGGCCCTTGtgatatagttttatttttaactttgaagCACTTGAACTATTTCTGTTGaagttttttctcctttccctacCTCCACGACAGAATTCGGTCCTCTGCAGCAGCCGATGCACGCCCAGCCACCTCCGGCAGTCTGCCTGCTCACAGCCCAGAGACGCAGGTGCAGCACATGCTGACTCAGCCCGTGCCGGTAAGGTAAGCTTTCTAGATGCAGGCAGGGTCATCAAGGGGGAATTTAGAGTGGTGAACGTGGACGCAGAGGCTGAGCTGCCCATCACCTTTTTGCTCTGAGCAAGAGGGTTGTTAAAACAAACTAGTTACATATGAGGGAGAAAAGGTTGGCTCAGAGAATGAAACTCTGCTTTCCTTTCATATGTGAGCTCCTGCTTTGAATCTAAAATCTTAGAGCAGGAGATTACCTGCTTTCTAACAGCTTAGGTTCTTTCTTCTGCAATCAACCATAGTAGTTATGTGGTGTCTCTAAGGTTACACAGTATTGATGGGGGTTCAAgataggggagggggaggaaggaataGATGAAAGGCCCAGAACCCagaatttctgttttctgaagtCCAAATGTGTGATCTTTCCCCAACCAACATTCGCAGTGTTAATTGCAAGACATTCTCGTGTACTTTGATCACCTGTGACACAACTGGTTAATTTAGCACAATTGTATTtcctgcatatatttttaaaattctgcctgCAGAGTTTAAAACCTGTTTTCATTTAACAGTATTTCCTAAACATGACTCATTCCTTCCCAGCTCTCTTGAATCCAAATATATTTGTGGAATAGAAGTGAAAGTATTTCACAAGTTGAAAAACATATACAGGCAGGTAAAACAAAAAATTGTCACAAATTTGAAACTTGCACATCCTGAGGGACAAAAGTAAAATGATTAATGATACTTAAAGTATCAAACACTTTAAAGTGTAGACAGGTTATTTCCAGCTTTGGGAATAACTTCATAGTGTTGCATGTACAAACAAATTGGCAGGGAGAAGGGTGCAgtgtttattttcctgttttcctctgGACCTCGCTTTAGTGTGATAAGAGTTAAAGTTCAGCCAAGGACATCCTGGGAAGTGGCCTGTGCAGCAAAAATGATTCTGTACACTCTGAACTTTGCAGTGTACTGGCTAATGCCACCAATGCCAAGAAAAGGAGACCTACCACCAGACACCCTAATTCCTGGTTCCTTCCTGCCAGCCTCTGTAACCTCCAGATGCATCCCATAACTTTGCTATCAGTGTCTGGGTTATAATTATGCCTGTTTGCTAGGTACAATCAAATTCACGGTGTATAATTGCCTCACTTCATTTAATTTTGTCAAGGTTTCTGGAGCACCAAAGTTTTCAAGGTGTATACTGATTACTGTCCTAGCAAGATGGTGTATTAGCTTAGCAGTAACCAACCAGACCAGTTGACTCAGAGCTACTCCTAAATAATATGGCCAGTTTGCATTTTCTTGAACAATAcaaaacagtaatttaaaatacTGACACTATGTAATACAAGCACCAGTTATGAGAATTAACTAGCTAATTAAATACCTAGATTTCTAGGGTAGGTAGAgaactgtagatggtgatttgGGGGAGGATGGTTTTTAGGGTATAGTGAATGGGCTGAAATCATAGCCTGAAAGCCCAGGATTATGGGACCACATGTGGGAATTTTCCTCGGCCAACTGCTTGTG
Protein-coding regions in this window:
- the ARGFX gene encoding LOW QUALITY PROTEIN: arginine-fifty homeobox (The sequence of the model RefSeq protein was modified relative to this genomic sequence to represent the inferred CDS: inserted 1 base in 1 codon; substituted 1 base at 1 genomic stop codon), whose translation is MYVDIIVHRTFFITTYDVWNLNSPTRDQTWAFDSERGEKSWEVHSGGVLGDLSGKGIVLCDHLLSISCSTAKWKKSHERTSFTHTQYKELEALFSCNMFPDKNLQRELALKLNLPESTVKIWFRNRRFKMKKQQREQEQQSLKPPSQVLPAKDVPTVSTSPQTFLLAVSDSYNSLSPQPLDPFPWAGDSMIMEIPTSDVQTQDPQLERLVASVPALYSDAFDITQIMELYSVPDEDDITNSSFYSLYQYLSPTRPSXNXSSSLIVFADPAVGLFPGQTSFSVTSWSFAVYSPQDSLEFQNPSITVHFGFL